The Streptococcus equi subsp. equi nucleotide sequence CAATGAGCCCTTCTTTAACGGTCATTTTCCTCAGTATCCAGTCATGCCAGGTGTTTTGATCATGGAGGCCTTGGCACAAACTGCTGGCGTCTTGGAGCTATCAAAAGAGGAAAATAAAGGCAAGCTTGTTTTTTACGCTGGTATGGACAAGGTAAAATTTAAAAAGCAGGTGGTTCCGGGAGACCAGCTAGTCATGACAGCTAGGTTTATTAAGCGTCGTGGGACAATAGCAGTTGTTGAGGCCAAGGCAGAGGTTGATGGCAAATTAGCAGCTAGTGGGACCTTGACCTTTGCTTTTGGGCAGTAAAAGACTAATCGTCTGTGGAGGAAAAAAGAACCTATGTTTAACAAAATCTTAATTGCCAATCGTGGTGAAATAGCAGTGCGGATTATTCGTGCAGCA carries:
- the fabZ gene encoding (3R)-hydroxymyristoyl-ACP dehydratase — protein: MMDIKQIQEALPHRYPMLLVDRILEASDDEIVAIKNVTINEPFFNGHFPQYPVMPGVLIMEALAQTAGVLELSKEENKGKLVFYAGMDKVKFKKQVVPGDQLVMTARFIKRRGTIAVVEAKAEVDGKLAASGTLTFAFGQ